In the Ruminococcus sp. OA3 genome, one interval contains:
- a CDS encoding transcriptional regulator — protein sequence MFGVMPRGINHPNAELADLRLSDEMIDLMKSGRIDTALLCELAAHPDFVKLLADIQIYVEGIAATQIQNLNAWVDVARAEIAEKYQPGEHDKTAGVLQVAHVREGDYFSSRVHHDIDAIMEDIREAHRGRSDSAPENTIVDELKRDLEEVASFKGSRAEQLLMVFCKQTKLRYNKLTEEEKQWLTRIVQKSELAKSYVPQRGKRK from the coding sequence ATGTTTGGAGTGATGCCGAGAGGTATCAATCACCCAAACGCCGAGCTTGCAGACCTGCGTTTGAGTGATGAGATGATAGACCTGATGAAAAGCGGACGGATTGACACCGCTCTGCTTTGTGAGTTGGCGGCGCACCCGGATTTTGTCAAGCTGCTGGCAGATATACAGATTTATGTGGAGGGTATCGCCGCCACACAGATACAGAACTTGAACGCATGGGTAGACGTGGCGAGGGCTGAAATCGCGGAGAAGTACCAACCGGGTGAGCATGACAAGACTGCCGGAGTGCTGCAAGTCGCCCATGTGCGGGAGGGCGACTATTTCAGCAGCCGGGTACATCACGATATTGACGCTATCATGGAGGACATACGGGAAGCCCACAGGGGCAGGAGCGACAGCGCTCCGGAGAATACCATTGTGGACGAACTCAAGCGGGATTTAGAGGAAGTGGCGAGCTTCAAGGGCAGCCGGGCGGAACAACTGTTGATGGTATTCTGCAAGCAGACAAAGTTACGTTATAACAAGCTGACAGAGGAAGAAAAACAATGGCTGACCCGGATTGTCCAAAAATCCGAACTGGCGAAAAGCTATGTGCCGCAAAGGGGTAAAAGAAAATGA
- a CDS encoding diguanylate cyclase has product MDKQKILIADDSEMNRSLLAAILEDQYEIVEVSNGAEAVALLSQHRSDFSLLLLDIMMPKMDGFEVLTYINKYHWNDMFAVIMISADDSPENIKRAYDLGAFDYISRPFDFTIVHRRISNTMLLYARQHRLERIIAEQFYEQERNNKLMISILSHIVEFRNGESGLHVMHVNTITEHLLERLVQRTDRYPLTKSEIALIGTASSLHDIGKISVSDAILNKRGPLTAEEFEVIKTHSAVGARMLLELPFEQQELPFVKTASEICRWHHERYDGNGYPDGLKGEQIPIAAQVVGLADVYDALTSKRCYKREYSQDEALKMIVEGQCGAFHPILLQCLQEVADELKHELMDTTIGQDTKSIQNLKEKMDYDKLFPRKEYASFSAGQQHLQYLYIDSLTGIYNRRYFEEYFQGEEDSEAVVVMDVDNFKRVNDHYGHYAGDCVLQSVAKTVSSSIRKTDAVIRYGGDEFVILFYRIPVDAFEKKLEGIRRSVDRMVIDEYPEIHVSVSIGGVYGRGKTRELFLVADSMMYQAKATKNQVTIHFPARDTDEDKKGSDNVNAQQ; this is encoded by the coding sequence ATGGATAAACAAAAAATCTTGATTGCGGACGATTCAGAGATGAACCGGTCTCTTCTGGCAGCTATTCTGGAAGATCAGTATGAGATTGTAGAAGTCAGCAACGGCGCAGAGGCAGTTGCACTTCTCTCACAGCACAGATCGGATTTTTCACTTCTGCTTTTGGACATTATGATGCCGAAGATGGATGGGTTTGAGGTGTTGACTTACATAAATAAATACCACTGGAATGATATGTTCGCTGTGATTATGATTTCCGCCGATGATTCTCCTGAAAATATTAAACGTGCCTATGATCTGGGGGCATTTGACTATATCAGCCGGCCGTTTGATTTTACAATCGTCCATCGCCGGATTTCCAATACGATGCTCCTATATGCCAGACAACACCGCCTGGAGAGGATTATCGCAGAACAGTTTTATGAGCAGGAAAGAAATAATAAACTCATGATTTCAATCCTGTCTCATATTGTAGAATTCCGCAACGGAGAGAGCGGTTTACATGTAATGCATGTAAATACCATTACAGAACACCTGCTGGAACGCCTGGTTCAGAGGACAGACCGGTATCCGTTGACAAAATCTGAGATTGCGTTAATAGGTACTGCATCATCCCTGCATGATATAGGAAAAATATCGGTTTCCGATGCAATTCTGAATAAGCGGGGCCCCCTTACTGCGGAGGAATTTGAAGTGATTAAGACCCACTCGGCAGTCGGCGCCAGGATGCTGTTGGAATTACCGTTTGAGCAGCAGGAGCTGCCGTTTGTCAAAACAGCTTCGGAAATCTGTCGGTGGCATCACGAAAGATATGACGGCAATGGTTATCCGGATGGATTAAAGGGAGAACAAATACCCATTGCCGCCCAGGTGGTTGGTTTGGCTGATGTGTATGATGCGTTGACCAGTAAAAGATGCTACAAGAGGGAATATTCACAGGACGAAGCACTAAAAATGATTGTCGAAGGACAATGCGGAGCGTTCCATCCGATTCTCCTCCAGTGTCTGCAGGAAGTTGCGGACGAGCTGAAACATGAGTTGATGGATACCACAATCGGACAGGATACGAAAAGCATTCAGAACCTGAAAGAAAAAATGGACTATGACAAGTTGTTTCCACGCAAAGAATACGCTTCATTTTCCGCAGGACAGCAACACCTGCAATACTTATATATTGATTCGCTGACCGGTATCTACAATCGCCGTTATTTTGAAGAATATTTTCAGGGAGAGGAAGACAGTGAAGCTGTCGTCGTGATGGATGTTGATAATTTTAAACGTGTCAATGATCATTATGGACATTATGCAGGCGATTGTGTGTTACAAAGCGTTGCAAAAACGGTATCATCGAGTATTCGCAAAACAGATGCTGTAATCCGTTACGGCGGTGATGAATTTGTAATTCTTTTTTACCGTATCCCTGTAGATGCATTTGAGAAGAAACTGGAGGGAATAAGACGCTCTGTTGATCGGATGGTGATCGATGAATACCCCGAAATACATGTATCTGTGAGCATTGGAGGGGTATACGGGAGAGGAAAAACCAGGGAATTGTTTCTAGTGGCGGACAGCATGATGTATCAGGCAAAGGCCACAAAAAATCAAGTGACGATACATTTTCCGGCCAGAGACACGGATGAAGACAAAAAAGGGAGTGATAACGTCAATGCGCAGCAGTAA
- a CDS encoding transposase, which yields MVFKYQKETDCFLCPAGNRLILRSLEREEFNICRVYRADCKDCKSCPMFSRCVSSSQKSRTVRVNIFEEAVKPCQAKRGTVLHAYILGQRQIWCEGSFAAQKARHNLRKLYRRGLEAAETHCLLSTMALNLKRMVKCLE from the coding sequence ATAGTATTTAAATATCAAAAAGAAACAGACTGCTTTCTTTGTCCCGCCGGGAACCGTCTGATACTCCGTAGCCTTGAAAGAGAGGAATTCAATATCTGCAGGGTTTATCGTGCGGACTGTAAAGACTGTAAATCCTGTCCAATGTTTAGCCGATGCGTGAGTTCCAGTCAAAAGAGCCGGACAGTTCGCGTAAACATTTTTGAGGAAGCGGTAAAGCCATGTCAGGCAAAAAGAGGGACAGTGCTTCACGCCTACATTTTGGGACAGCGCCAAATATGGTGCGAAGGAAGTTTTGCTGCCCAGAAAGCGAGACACAATTTAAGAAAGCTATATAGGAGAGGGTTAGAGGCAGCGGAAACGCACTGCCTCTTATCGACTATGGCCTTAAATCTGAAACGGATGGTAAAATGTTTGGAGTGA
- a CDS encoding MBL fold metallo-hydrolase, whose translation MNKKRIKKIIVILLAVLVGLVLAAGLFLLLWPSFGKSPSKEQQAEYGDRSEAFYDEVFHTPENFQLIVETDETTKEEKTELTPNGEIPVNKMKELPEAHMEDLTVTWFGHSTSLLRIHGMTVFIDPILSEYSSPVGFTGAKRMAEVPMTANQLPEIDILLISHDHYDHLDYQTIRDIDVKVKNYCVPLGVENHLERWGVDPQKIHTFAWWEDMEIDGLTISSTPGQHYSGRLPWGNNQTLWSGYFLQDEYHKVYYTGDTGYGEFFKEIRARYGEPELVLSEDGQYNPEWPYCHMSPQEVLKAAEDMETEWLIPVHWAGFALSRHSWDDPAEQLTNLAEGSEISVSTPRIGETVNFSDINHYQEKWWREVK comes from the coding sequence ATGAACAAGAAACGAATTAAAAAAATAATTGTTATTTTGCTGGCTGTTTTAGTGGGGCTTGTATTGGCAGCTGGCCTGTTTTTGCTGTTATGGCCTTCCTTTGGGAAAAGTCCAAGCAAGGAACAGCAGGCTGAATACGGAGACCGCTCAGAGGCATTCTATGATGAAGTTTTCCATACACCGGAAAATTTTCAGCTTATTGTTGAAACAGATGAAACAACAAAAGAAGAAAAAACAGAGCTGACGCCTAACGGAGAAATTCCAGTAAATAAAATGAAAGAACTCCCGGAGGCGCATATGGAGGATCTGACAGTTACATGGTTTGGACATTCCACTTCTCTTTTACGGATTCATGGGATGACCGTATTTATTGACCCAATCTTAAGTGAATATTCTTCTCCGGTAGGATTTACCGGGGCAAAACGAATGGCTGAAGTACCAATGACAGCTAATCAGCTGCCGGAAATTGATATTCTCCTGATTTCCCATGACCACTATGACCACTTGGATTACCAGACGATTCGGGATATAGATGTGAAAGTAAAAAATTATTGTGTGCCCCTTGGAGTGGAGAACCATTTGGAGAGGTGGGGAGTGGATCCGCAAAAAATTCATACGTTTGCATGGTGGGAGGATATGGAAATTGACGGACTTACCATATCCTCCACACCCGGACAGCATTACTCTGGCAGGCTTCCATGGGGGAATAACCAAACTTTATGGAGTGGATATTTCCTGCAGGATGAATATCACAAAGTATATTATACAGGGGATACCGGATATGGGGAGTTTTTTAAGGAAATCAGGGCGCGTTACGGCGAACCGGAACTGGTACTCTCAGAGGACGGGCAGTACAATCCGGAATGGCCATATTGTCATATGTCCCCACAGGAAGTCCTAAAAGCGGCGGAGGACATGGAGACAGAGTGGCTGATTCCAGTCCATTGGGCGGGATTTGCGCTTTCCCGGCATTCATGGGATGATCCGGCAGAACAGCTTACCAACCTAGCGGAAGGCTCTGAGATTTCTGTGTCAACACCACGGATTGGAGAAACAGTAAACTTTTCAGATATCAATCATTATCAGGAAAAATGGTGGCGTGAAGTAAAGTGA
- a CDS encoding cyclophilin-like fold protein, producing MKKRYCSVLLVLLFALALSACGNSADEDQSVRPSIEAETRSVESSGGENEDTLAEVPEDISEDGQKASTDEGIDNSRETGGEKMQEMTVEVSGQKFQAFLYDNETVHAFLERLPMTLDMEELNGNEKFHYLDEGLPANSENVGSIKAGDIMLFGSDCLVLFFEDFSTSYNYTRIGHIEEEAFVKALSGGTVEITFEAEE from the coding sequence ATGAAAAAAAGATATTGCAGCGTGTTGCTGGTACTTCTTTTTGCATTAGCACTGTCTGCTTGCGGAAACAGCGCAGACGAAGATCAATCGGTTCGTCCATCAATAGAGGCAGAAACACGCAGTGTGGAAAGTTCAGGTGGAGAAAATGAAGATACTTTGGCAGAAGTTCCAGAGGACATTTCCGAGGATGGACAAAAAGCATCCACGGATGAAGGTATAGACAACAGCAGAGAAACAGGAGGTGAAAAGATGCAGGAAATGACAGTGGAAGTAAGCGGGCAGAAATTTCAGGCGTTCTTATATGATAATGAGACAGTACATGCGTTTCTGGAGCGACTTCCTATGACACTTGATATGGAGGAATTGAATGGAAATGAAAAATTCCATTATCTGGACGAGGGACTGCCCGCCAACTCTGAAAATGTAGGAAGTATTAAGGCCGGGGATATTATGCTGTTTGGTTCCGACTGCCTTGTTCTGTTCTTCGAGGATTTCAGCACTTCATACAATTATACCCGTATTGGTCATATCGAAGAAGAGGCGTTTGTCAAGGCACTGTCGGGAGGAACTGTGGAAATAACCTTTGAGGCAGAGGAATAG
- a CDS encoding permease, producing the protein MVKREFIYLWYYFSVQMEQIFGYWALGIVLGSVISVFAKDKIHSIFYIISEKKLGVLGLITASLLGIVSPLCMYGTIPIAASFSQKGVKDDMLAAFMTSSILLNPQLLVYSGALGSTVLAARFIICLLCGIGAGLCIRYFYQGRKFFKFTAFKPAAGRDTDPNLLLRLLKNIGRNIKATGGFFLMGVLLSALFQRYVPADLFANLFQGQKGFGVLMAATIGVPLYACGGGTIPLLQQWMTSGMSLGAASAFMITGPATKITNLGALKIVLGFRHFILYIAYIIFFSLLAGMVIECL; encoded by the coding sequence ATGGTAAAAAGAGAATTTATATATCTGTGGTATTATTTTAGCGTTCAGATGGAACAGATTTTTGGTTACTGGGCTCTGGGAATCGTGCTTGGCTCTGTCATCTCGGTATTTGCCAAGGATAAAATCCATTCCATATTTTACATAATATCAGAAAAGAAGCTGGGTGTGCTTGGGCTGATCACAGCCAGCCTGTTGGGGATTGTCTCCCCGCTCTGCATGTACGGAACCATTCCTATTGCTGCCTCATTTTCGCAAAAAGGAGTAAAAGACGATATGCTGGCAGCTTTTATGACAAGTTCTATCCTGCTTAATCCGCAGCTGCTGGTATACAGTGGGGCACTGGGAAGCACTGTGCTGGCAGCACGCTTTATTATCTGCCTTTTATGCGGCATCGGGGCGGGCCTTTGTATAAGGTATTTCTATCAAGGCAGAAAATTTTTTAAGTTTACAGCATTTAAGCCAGCTGCCGGAAGAGATACGGATCCCAATCTGCTTTTAAGGCTGCTTAAGAATATAGGGCGTAATATAAAAGCAACCGGAGGTTTTTTCCTAATGGGGGTACTTTTATCTGCGCTGTTCCAGCGTTATGTGCCAGCAGATTTATTTGCAAATCTGTTTCAGGGGCAAAAAGGATTTGGTGTTTTGATGGCGGCAACCATAGGAGTTCCGTTGTATGCCTGTGGAGGGGGAACCATCCCTTTGCTGCAGCAGTGGATGACTTCCGGCATGAGTCTGGGTGCAGCGTCCGCGTTTATGATTACCGGACCTGCAACGAAAATAACCAATTTAGGCGCTTTGAAAATTGTATTGGGATTTCGGCATTTTATCTTATACATTGCATATATTATATTTTTTTCTCTCCTCGCAGGGATGGTGATAGAATGCTTATGA
- a CDS encoding GntR family transcriptional regulator, whose amino-acid sequence MMESQETKFSFIYNEIKQRILNGQVLPGNHLPSSRALCNHFQVSRYTVNRVFDVLKEEGMIEIKPRLAPIVLAGTEQQEPEYMLYDILRKRDSIVQIYQTLALLLPPLLVFASQDCDLEMLPHYKQAVKVSRLGIAAGGWRPSSDFIKEILEIGGNPLFGNLYSIFELYHNLSFFTERCPHFLETFLQNSVSVTGIIIDILKGNNPSVKHQQFADLGQRFADTITTTLEHLANTTPQCPPQAPVLFSWKPTRGKDYFYSRIISDLNQKIGGGQYPRGTFLPYEKQLASQYGVSVSTVRKALDELEQRGLVKTLNAKGTVVIEPDDSRVNQMLPTPRRSQEALQYLHALQLLILIIHPAASIAASRLSSTDLEKLEETFSQPDSICIIAVFEVIFNHVDLKPLQVILTETFRLTEWGHYIAYYDNKKQIIQKLNKIVMEALQYLHEGNVTAFADGITDCYRYILKRAKECMITKYRFYRAAYIRIPEKY is encoded by the coding sequence ATGATGGAATCACAGGAAACCAAGTTCTCATTTATATACAATGAAATTAAGCAGCGCATCTTAAACGGGCAGGTACTTCCCGGGAACCATCTGCCATCTTCAAGAGCGCTCTGCAATCACTTTCAGGTGAGCCGATATACCGTTAACCGGGTATTTGATGTGTTGAAAGAAGAGGGAATGATCGAAATTAAGCCTCGCCTCGCCCCAATCGTCCTCGCAGGAACAGAGCAACAGGAACCGGAATATATGCTGTATGATATTCTGAGAAAAAGAGACAGTATTGTGCAGATATATCAAACACTCGCACTGTTATTGCCGCCGCTTCTTGTTTTTGCTTCACAGGACTGTGATCTGGAGATGCTGCCCCACTATAAACAGGCTGTGAAAGTATCACGCCTGGGAATTGCGGCCGGCGGCTGGCGGCCTTCTTCAGATTTTATAAAAGAAATACTGGAAATTGGCGGTAACCCTCTGTTTGGCAATCTCTATTCGATTTTTGAGCTTTATCATAACCTCAGTTTTTTTACGGAAAGATGTCCTCACTTTTTAGAGACCTTTCTGCAGAACTCTGTATCCGTGACGGGGATTATTATAGATATTTTAAAAGGGAACAATCCTTCTGTGAAACATCAGCAGTTCGCAGATTTAGGACAGAGATTTGCAGACACCATCACCACTACTTTAGAACATTTGGCGAACACGACGCCTCAATGTCCGCCCCAGGCTCCCGTTTTATTTTCCTGGAAACCGACACGAGGCAAGGATTATTTCTACTCAAGAATCATCAGCGATCTGAACCAGAAAATCGGCGGGGGGCAATATCCCCGCGGAACGTTTCTTCCTTATGAGAAGCAACTGGCCAGCCAGTACGGTGTCTCTGTATCCACAGTCAGAAAAGCATTGGATGAACTGGAGCAGAGAGGTCTTGTAAAAACCTTAAATGCCAAGGGAACTGTCGTCATTGAACCGGATGATTCCCGGGTAAATCAGATGCTTCCCACTCCAAGGCGTTCGCAGGAGGCACTGCAGTATCTGCATGCACTGCAATTGTTAATATTAATTATTCATCCGGCAGCTTCCATCGCAGCTTCCAGATTGTCTTCAACAGATTTAGAAAAACTGGAAGAGACATTCAGCCAGCCTGATTCCATTTGTATCATAGCTGTGTTTGAAGTCATTTTTAATCATGTTGATCTGAAGCCATTGCAGGTGATATTAACCGAAACGTTTCGTCTTACCGAATGGGGACACTATATAGCATATTACGATAACAAAAAACAAATCATTCAAAAGCTCAATAAAATTGTTATGGAAGCACTCCAATATCTGCACGAAGGGAATGTGACTGCTTTTGCGGACGGGATTACAGACTGCTATCGTTACATTTTAAAGCGCGCGAAAGAATGTATGATAACAAAATACAGGTTTTACAGAGCCGCCTATATACGGATTCCGGAAAAATACTAA
- a CDS encoding DUF362 domain-containing protein: MKKRILSLIFLACLGIGAVSGCGRMGQNSNTEKKESGAKLQEVEESSIPKQNPEPENRVSENEEDVSVPAVYMTTAITSEGLMNVYQALQASPQGNIAVKLSTGEPGSNYLRTDLIGGLVQSLQATIVECNTAYGGSRANTAMHYQVAGDHGYTEIADVDIMDENGSMMLPVTGGSNLTENYVGANFANYDYYVVLSHFKGHSMAGYGGAIKNISIGIASAEGKVHIHSGGTGGSIWGGEQDAFLESMAEAGKSVADYLSGNILYINVMNSLSVDCDCDGNPAEPDMHDIGILASYDPVALDQACVDLVYEAEDGESLIERIESRNGIHTLKHAESIGLGNRRYHLISIDE, encoded by the coding sequence ATGAAAAAAAGAATCCTTTCACTCATTTTTTTGGCTTGTTTGGGAATCGGAGCCGTGTCGGGCTGTGGCCGAATGGGACAGAACTCAAATACAGAAAAGAAAGAATCAGGAGCAAAACTACAGGAAGTAGAAGAATCATCCATACCGAAACAAAATCCGGAGCCGGAAAATAGAGTGTCTGAAAATGAAGAGGATGTTTCCGTTCCGGCTGTATATATGACCACTGCGATAACTTCTGAGGGGCTTATGAATGTTTATCAGGCACTTCAGGCATCCCCGCAAGGAAACATTGCGGTAAAACTGTCCACCGGTGAACCGGGAAGCAATTATTTGAGAACTGATTTGATTGGCGGACTGGTACAGTCTTTACAGGCAACGATTGTAGAGTGTAACACAGCTTATGGCGGTTCGAGGGCCAATACTGCCATGCACTATCAGGTGGCAGGAGATCATGGATATACGGAAATTGCAGATGTGGATATTATGGATGAAAATGGCTCTATGATGCTGCCGGTCACTGGTGGGAGCAATCTGACAGAAAATTATGTGGGAGCAAATTTCGCCAATTACGATTACTATGTGGTACTCTCTCATTTCAAAGGACACAGCATGGCGGGATATGGGGGCGCTATCAAAAATATTTCCATAGGAATTGCTTCGGCAGAAGGAAAAGTGCATATACACAGCGGCGGCACAGGAGGGAGCATATGGGGCGGTGAGCAGGATGCCTTTTTGGAATCTATGGCAGAGGCAGGAAAGTCCGTTGCAGATTATCTGTCTGGGAACATTCTTTATATCAATGTAATGAACAGTCTGTCTGTAGACTGTGACTGTGACGGGAATCCCGCGGAACCGGATATGCATGATATCGGAATCCTCGCATCCTATGACCCGGTTGCATTGGATCAGGCTTGCGTGGATTTGGTCTATGAGGCAGAAGACGGAGAATCTCTTATAGAGCGAATCGAGTCCAGAAACGGTATCCATACGTTGAAGCATGCAGAAAGCATTGGGCTGGGAAACCGCAGGTATCACCTGATTTCTATTGATGAATAA
- a CDS encoding MalY/PatB family protein has product MKFQFDNIIDRKNTGSMKWDVKPNELPMWVADMDFQTAPQIIECMIERAKHGVFGYTQVTDDWYAAYRGWWEKHHHFQIQKDWLVFCTGVVPAISSIVRKMTTVGENVVVMTPVYNIFFNSILNNGRNVLENKLKYDGKEYQIDFDDLEEKLSNPQTTLLILCNPHNPIGKIWDRETLERIGNLCRKHHVLVLSDEIHCDLTEPGWEYTPFASVSEKCRRNSITCVAPTKAFNLAGIQTAAIIVPEDNLRHKVSRGLNTDEVAEPNVFAAVAPIAAFNCGREWLNALREYLWENRRFAEDYIKREIKEISAVSAKATYLLWIDCRNVIGNGTEFCRFIRSYSGLYLSDGNEYRNGEGFLRMNLACPRKQLEDGLGRLKESAAAYEEWVCRQC; this is encoded by the coding sequence ATGAAATTTCAATTTGATAACATCATTGACCGCAAGAATACAGGTTCTATGAAATGGGATGTAAAGCCAAACGAACTGCCCATGTGGGTGGCAGATATGGATTTCCAGACGGCGCCGCAAATCATAGAGTGTATGATTGAGCGGGCAAAACATGGTGTATTTGGGTATACGCAAGTTACAGATGACTGGTATGCAGCTTATCGGGGATGGTGGGAAAAGCACCACCATTTTCAAATTCAAAAGGATTGGCTGGTTTTCTGTACCGGGGTTGTGCCTGCCATCTCCAGTATTGTCCGTAAAATGACCACAGTGGGTGAAAACGTCGTAGTCATGACACCGGTATACAATATTTTTTTCAACTCCATCCTGAATAACGGGAGAAATGTGCTGGAAAATAAGCTGAAATACGATGGAAAGGAATATCAGATTGACTTTGATGATTTGGAAGAGAAGCTCTCCAATCCCCAGACTACCCTTCTGATTTTATGCAATCCCCATAATCCGATTGGTAAGATATGGGACAGGGAGACCTTAGAGCGGATTGGGAATTTATGCAGGAAACACCACGTACTGGTACTATCAGATGAAATCCATTGTGACCTGACAGAACCGGGATGGGAATACACTCCTTTTGCCAGTGTTTCCGAGAAATGCCGGAGAAACAGCATTACCTGTGTGGCGCCCACAAAGGCATTTAACCTGGCGGGAATCCAGACGGCAGCGATAATCGTCCCGGAGGACAACCTGCGGCACAAGGTCAGCCGGGGGCTGAATACAGATGAGGTGGCAGAGCCGAATGTATTTGCCGCAGTGGCGCCAATCGCCGCATTTAACTGCGGTAGGGAATGGCTTAATGCCCTGCGGGAATATCTGTGGGAAAACAGAAGATTTGCAGAGGATTATATTAAAAGAGAAATCAAAGAAATATCTGCTGTTTCCGCCAAGGCCACTTACCTACTCTGGATTGACTGCAGGAATGTGATTGGAAATGGAACAGAGTTTTGCCGCTTTATCCGCAGCTACAGTGGTCTTTATCTCTCTGACGGAAACGAGTACCGGAATGGAGAAGGGTTTCTGCGCATGAACCTTGCCTGTCCCAGAAAGCAGTTGGAAGACGGACTTGGGAGGCTGAAAGAAAGCGCAGCGGCTTATGAAGAATGGGTGTGCAGGCAGTGCTAA